The following are encoded in a window of Citrobacter freundii genomic DNA:
- a CDS encoding ZirU family protein: MKRKNFTLTASSAMLILSFPALAVLSDPTDTVKGRVPVITQSTIVSADTNSNGVFDIGDVISISQQGAFSDPDGDAESQRTFQWQADGADISGATSDTYTVTASDLGKKITVLVTPHTDPTITDPDTGIAVASNELSAASASTPIAVQIDGAVNGFPQVDTELSAVVQLADGSAGDAGTYQWKIETAIGSGVYQNIPGANGKTYKPVAGDQKRKIQIEVN, translated from the coding sequence ATGAAACGCAAAAACTTTACCTTAACCGCCAGTAGCGCGATGTTAATCCTGTCATTTCCCGCCCTGGCCGTCTTGTCCGATCCAACCGATACCGTAAAAGGACGCGTGCCGGTTATCACCCAGAGCACGATTGTTTCTGCTGATACCAACAGCAACGGCGTCTTCGACATTGGCGATGTGATTTCCATTAGCCAGCAAGGCGCGTTCAGCGACCCGGACGGGGATGCAGAATCGCAAAGAACCTTTCAGTGGCAGGCGGATGGGGCAGATATTTCGGGCGCCACCAGTGATACTTACACCGTGACGGCGAGTGATTTAGGCAAAAAGATCACCGTGTTGGTTACGCCGCATACTGACCCAACGATAACCGATCCGGATACCGGTATCGCAGTTGCGTCAAATGAGCTGTCAGCGGCTTCTGCATCAACGCCGATCGCCGTACAGATTGATGGCGCAGTGAATGGCTTCCCGCAGGTTGATACTGAACTTAGCGCCGTCGTACAACTGGCTGACGGCAGCGCCGGTGATGCTGGCACCTATCAGTGGAAGATTGAGACCGCGATTGGTTCTGGCGTATACCAAAATATTCCAGGTGCGAACGGTAAGACTTACAAACCGGTAGCCGGGGATCAGAAACGTAAGATACAGATCGAGGTGAATTAA